In Candidatus Bathyarchaeota archaeon, one DNA window encodes the following:
- a CDS encoding XdhC family protein, whose translation MGDVEILRRLTDLLEGGRPAALCTLIEKRGSAPRGVGAKMIVDADGNSYGTIGGGDMERKIVKEALEAIREGRPRVLNFALGVEPGEGAIPVESMCGGEVRVFIDVLRPEPKLIIIGSGHIAKPLATLAEIVGLEAIVVDDAETATAERFPKVRELRTGPFERELEELKVRPSDFVAIVHGDERHELEALRRMLGKTGYIGLLGSRRKAEAHKRRLMEMGFNEEDVRRIHAPIGLDIGATTPEEIAISIMAEIIRERRRGPHKAS comes from the coding sequence ATGGGTGATGTAGAGATACTCAGGAGGCTCACGGACCTATTAGAGGGAGGGAGGCCCGCAGCCCTCTGCACCCTAATCGAGAAGAGGGGGTCCGCGCCAAGGGGCGTGGGAGCCAAGATGATCGTCGATGCGGATGGCAACAGCTATGGCACGATCGGGGGTGGAGATATGGAGAGAAAGATCGTTAAGGAGGCCTTAGAGGCTATCAGGGAGGGTAGACCCCGGGTCCTGAACTTCGCCCTTGGAGTCGAGCCGGGGGAGGGAGCGATCCCGGTTGAATCTATGTGTGGAGGCGAGGTAAGAGTATTCATAGACGTTTTGAGGCCCGAGCCTAAGCTCATAATAATAGGCTCAGGCCACATAGCGAAGCCCCTCGCCACACTCGCGGAGATAGTTGGCCTCGAGGCAATAGTGGTGGATGACGCCGAGACGGCGACTGCGGAGAGGTTCCCCAAGGTCAGAGAGTTGAGGACAGGACCCTTCGAGAGGGAGCTTGAAGAGCTGAAGGTGAGACCATCGGACTTCGTGGCCATAGTCCACGGGGATGAGAGGCATGAGCTGGAGGCGTTGAGGAGGATGCTGGGGAAGACGGGCTATATAGGTCTACTGGGGAGCAGGAGGAAGGCCGAGGCCCATAAGAGGAGGCTGATGGAGATGGGCTTCAATGAGGAGGATGTTAGGAGGATCCACGCCCCCATCGGCCTGGATATAGGCGCCACAACACCCGAGGAGATAGCCATAAGCATAATGGCCGAGATCATCAGGGAGAGGCGGCGGGGGCCTCATAAAGCCTCCTAG
- a CDS encoding nucleotidyltransferase family protein: protein MTTFPMGLRLSAVVLAAGKSERMGVNKLLLRIAGKTLLDLILEALKASSLQEIYVVLGHRPEELRPILKWHNVEEVLNPDYEEGMLSSFKAGLRRVSSDAAFLILGDQLLEPALLVRMSSVMEGDPQAHIVSPTHMGRRGHPVLFRRTIFGEILNLGGGETLRDLIERHSSAHRFVEGGPLCVLDIDTPEDFERARRLYEAPAASP from the coding sequence TTGACAACCTTCCCTATGGGCTTGAGGCTTTCGGCTGTCGTCTTAGCTGCGGGCAAGTCGGAGAGGATGGGTGTCAACAAGCTCCTCCTCAGGATAGCGGGTAAAACCCTCCTGGACCTCATCCTCGAGGCCCTTAAGGCCTCAAGCCTCCAAGAGATCTATGTCGTCTTGGGCCACAGGCCTGAAGAGCTCAGGCCCATCCTCAAGTGGCACAACGTGGAGGAGGTGTTAAATCCGGACTACGAGGAGGGGATGCTGAGTTCCTTCAAGGCCGGACTTAGAAGAGTATCATCCGACGCAGCCTTCCTAATCCTAGGTGACCAGCTCCTTGAGCCCGCCCTCCTTGTTAGGATGTCCTCGGTCATGGAGGGGGACCCCCAAGCTCATATCGTGAGCCCCACCCATATGGGGAGGAGGGGCCACCCGGTCCTATTCAGGAGGACGATCTTCGGTGAGATCCTGAACCTAGGAGGCGGGGAGACCCTTAGAGACCTTATCGAGAGGCACAGTTCGGCTCATAGATTCGTTGAGGGGGGCCCCCTATGCGTACTTGACATAGACACCCCCGAGGACTTCGAAAGGGCTAGGAGGCTTTATGAGGCCCCCGCCGCCTCTCCCTGA
- the maf gene encoding septum formation protein Maf, which produces MASRSPRRFSILSSLGIPFEVTYPREEIEVKWGPCEDPCALAKRNAMAKAFSIHGLPNSILVAFDTLVWKGGYAYGKPASLEEAYGMLRELSGGWHEVHTAVCAVDMGKGESISDCEVTRVKFKELTEREIELYLSAGEALDAAGGYAIQGLASLLIERIEGDYFNVVGLPLHRLRSILLSLGVDLLEEAVRMRKAMMNLSHALNL; this is translated from the coding sequence TTGGCTTCTAGATCTCCCCGGAGATTCTCCATCCTCTCCTCCCTTGGGATTCCCTTCGAGGTGACATACCCTAGGGAGGAGATCGAGGTGAAATGGGGTCCCTGCGAGGATCCATGCGCTCTCGCCAAGAGGAATGCGATGGCGAAGGCATTCTCCATCCATGGCCTCCCAAACTCCATACTGGTGGCCTTCGACACACTGGTGTGGAAGGGGGGCTATGCCTATGGTAAGCCAGCCAGCCTAGAAGAGGCGTATGGGATGCTGAGGGAGCTTAGTGGAGGCTGGCATGAGGTTCACACGGCGGTATGTGCGGTAGACATGGGAAAGGGAGAATCTATATCGGACTGTGAGGTGACGAGGGTCAAGTTTAAGGAGCTAACTGAGAGGGAGATAGAGCTCTACCTATCCGCGGGTGAGGCCCTCGACGCGGCGGGGGGCTACGCCATCCAAGGCCTTGCATCCCTCCTGATCGAGAGGATCGAGGGTGACTACTTCAACGTCGTGGGCCTCCCCCTCCACAGGTTGAGGTCTATACTCCTATCCTTAGGCGTGGACCTGCTTGAAGAGGCCGTGAGGATGAGGAAAGCCATGATGAATTTATCCCATGCCCTAAACTTATAA
- a CDS encoding (2Fe-2S)-binding protein has protein sequence MRVEFTLNGRKKSVDVEPNQLLLNLLRDELGLTGTKYGCGIGMCGACTVLLDGEPVLSCLTLAAEVDGKTVETIEGLGEGGSLDPLQEAFMETGAIQCGFCTPGFIMAAKALLKENPEPTEKEIREYLKGNLCRCTGYVNIVKAVKSAAGRAKH, from the coding sequence ATGAGGGTAGAGTTCACCCTGAATGGTAGGAAGAAGAGCGTGGATGTTGAGCCTAACCAGCTCCTCCTGAACCTCCTCAGAGATGAGCTTGGCCTTACGGGGACCAAGTATGGATGCGGAATAGGCATGTGCGGGGCCTGCACGGTCCTATTAGATGGGGAGCCGGTCCTCTCATGCCTCACCCTCGCCGCTGAAGTGGATGGAAAGACTGTGGAGACAATAGAGGGTCTGGGCGAGGGAGGCAGCCTCGACCCGCTGCAGGAGGCCTTCATGGAGACCGGGGCCATCCAGTGCGGCTTCTGCACACCTGGATTCATAATGGCGGCTAAAGCCCTACTGAAAGAGAACCCAGAGCCCACGGAGAAGGAGATAAGGGAGTACCTCAAGGGGAACCTATGCAGGTGCACAGGCTATGTCAACATAGTTAAGGCAGTGAAATCGGCAGCCGGAAGAGCAAAGCACTAA